A DNA window from Thermosynechococcaceae cyanobacterium Okahandja contains the following coding sequences:
- the cas3 gene encoding CRISPR-associated helicase Cas3', with protein MVSRFWAKVSHGTFNPNGTLTYHPVICHLADTAAVAMEIIRTHLSPLVRQRLAKGLGLPDNESLVRFCGFMAGSHDLGKVSPAFQFQVSEVGKALVGAGLYDEWASLPPERRRPKNAPHGLVTAATLPDFLVIIGVGRELSKRHAKRLARKLSTIVGGHHGFFPSQQEIDDLDRAIAGTDERSVWRQHSLSIFQQLQGFVQLTAEDLPSQCDNAAAMILAGLTTVSDWLASNPESFPYANDEPFETYQTGLAEKAQQALKNQGWQSPPTGDPLPFSKLFDFIDELRPLQSAAIQMAEGLVPPCLVMLEASMGEGKTEAALYLADHLQHQTGAGGFYIGLPTQATSNAMFERVKAFLQKRYPDEVVNLTLSHSAAALKGDYQETVCCLDQVYDEEGRGVFASEWHTTRKRTLLSPYGVGTLDQGLMGVVRSRHQFVRLFGLAGRTIILDEIHAYDLYTSTLLERFLEWAAVLGSPVIALSATLPASTRQRLLTAYATGCNQPVPPLPEAPYPRITVFTNGTAISQAFAASEHVCRFLEIAWKQDENWVTDLQQLLAKEGGCVAVICSTVNRAQAVHQRLQEYFEPKELGLFHGRFLFKDRERIEADCLRKFGKGDKYRPHRFVLVATQVIEQSLDVDFDLLISDLAPIDLLLQRSGRLHRHRRDNRPAQLTHPALWVIKPTITAQGRADFNESGHIYDRHILLRSWLTLRQRSQVQLPQEIDALIESVYDLDMPVPEKLEPVHAEDWAVSLGKYQAEEKDAKETKANQVKIPPPHGDIQPDQFTYLKNEDDESAIAAATRLGTPSVTTIFLQRIGTELVFPGTQDAVDLKVRPSLPLIRKLLAHSTRITQNGLVSTLLAQKNPATWTSALLRNCRYVEVNADGVAMVGDWQLTLDPLRGVLIDAL; from the coding sequence ATGGTGTCTCGTTTTTGGGCTAAGGTCAGCCACGGTACGTTTAACCCCAATGGCACGCTAACGTATCATCCGGTGATTTGTCACCTCGCAGATACAGCAGCAGTGGCAATGGAAATCATTAGAACGCACCTTAGCCCGCTGGTGCGTCAACGCCTTGCGAAGGGTCTTGGTTTGCCAGATAACGAATCTCTGGTGCGCTTCTGCGGCTTTATGGCTGGAAGCCACGACTTAGGTAAGGTCAGCCCTGCCTTTCAATTTCAGGTGAGCGAGGTGGGCAAAGCCTTGGTGGGAGCGGGTCTGTACGATGAATGGGCTTCCTTGCCCCCAGAACGTCGCAGACCTAAAAATGCCCCTCACGGATTGGTGACTGCGGCCACATTGCCCGATTTTCTGGTGATCATCGGAGTTGGTCGAGAGTTGTCTAAGCGTCATGCCAAGCGATTGGCACGGAAACTGAGCACCATTGTTGGCGGGCACCACGGGTTCTTCCCCAGCCAGCAAGAGATTGATGACTTGGATAGGGCGATCGCGGGCACTGATGAGCGCAGCGTTTGGCGACAGCACAGCCTGAGCATCTTTCAACAACTTCAGGGCTTTGTCCAACTCACGGCTGAAGATTTACCCAGTCAGTGCGATAACGCTGCCGCGATGATTTTGGCGGGATTAACCACCGTTTCTGATTGGCTGGCCTCCAATCCTGAGAGCTTTCCCTACGCCAATGATGAGCCGTTTGAAACGTATCAGACTGGGCTTGCCGAGAAAGCGCAGCAAGCTCTTAAAAACCAAGGTTGGCAATCTCCCCCTACTGGCGATCCACTTCCCTTCTCTAAACTTTTTGACTTCATTGACGAGCTTCGACCTCTGCAATCTGCGGCAATACAAATGGCTGAGGGCCTAGTACCTCCCTGTCTGGTGATGCTGGAGGCCTCGATGGGGGAGGGCAAAACCGAAGCGGCGCTGTACTTGGCGGATCACCTACAACATCAAACGGGTGCGGGGGGCTTTTATATTGGCCTGCCGACCCAAGCAACCAGCAACGCCATGTTTGAGCGCGTCAAGGCGTTTCTGCAAAAACGCTATCCCGATGAGGTGGTGAATCTCACCCTCAGCCACAGTGCTGCTGCACTGAAAGGGGATTATCAGGAAACCGTCTGCTGTCTGGATCAGGTGTACGACGAGGAGGGGCGAGGGGTATTCGCCAGTGAGTGGCACACAACTCGCAAGCGCACGCTGTTGAGTCCCTATGGTGTAGGTACTCTGGATCAGGGGTTGATGGGGGTGGTGCGATCGCGCCACCAATTTGTCCGCCTGTTTGGTCTGGCAGGGCGCACGATCATTCTGGATGAGATCCACGCCTACGACCTCTATACCAGCACGCTCCTAGAGCGCTTTTTGGAATGGGCAGCAGTGCTGGGTTCCCCCGTGATTGCCCTCTCGGCCACGTTGCCCGCCAGCACCCGTCAACGCTTGTTGACTGCCTATGCAACTGGATGTAACCAACCTGTTCCACCTTTGCCGGAGGCTCCCTACCCTCGCATCACAGTTTTTACTAACGGCACAGCCATCAGCCAAGCCTTTGCCGCTTCTGAACATGTGTGTCGTTTCTTAGAAATCGCCTGGAAGCAAGATGAGAACTGGGTCACAGATCTACAGCAGTTGCTTGCTAAAGAAGGGGGGTGTGTAGCTGTCATCTGTTCGACAGTCAACCGCGCCCAAGCTGTTCACCAGCGCTTGCAAGAATACTTTGAGCCTAAGGAACTGGGGCTATTCCACGGTCGCTTTCTGTTCAAAGACCGAGAAAGGATTGAGGCTGACTGTTTGCGCAAGTTTGGTAAGGGCGACAAGTATCGCCCCCATCGGTTTGTTTTAGTGGCCACTCAGGTAATTGAGCAAAGCTTGGATGTGGACTTTGACCTATTAATTAGCGATCTTGCTCCCATTGACCTGTTGTTGCAGCGATCGGGACGACTCCATCGGCACAGGCGGGACAACCGACCCGCACAACTAACCCATCCTGCTCTTTGGGTGATTAAGCCAACAATAACGGCTCAGGGCAGGGCAGATTTCAACGAGAGCGGCCATATCTACGATCGCCATATCCTACTGCGCAGTTGGCTCACGCTGCGGCAACGCTCCCAAGTGCAACTGCCCCAGGAGATAGATGCCCTAATCGAGTCGGTCTATGACCTAGACATGCCTGTCCCTGAAAAGCTAGAGCCTGTTCATGCCGAAGACTGGGCAGTGTCTCTAGGCAAATACCAAGCCGAAGAGAAGGACGCTAAAGAAACCAAAGCTAATCAGGTGAAAATTCCACCGCCCCATGGAGATATCCAGCCTGACCAGTTCACCTACCTAAAAAACGAGGACGACGAAAGCGCGATCGCCGCCGCTACCCGCCTCGGTACACCCTCCGTTACTACCATCTTTTTGCAACGCATCGGAACAGAGTTAGTGTTTCCGGGCACCCAAGATGCGGTAGATCTCAAGGTTCGTCCTAGCCTGCCCCTCATCCGCAAACTGTTAGCCCATAGTACCCGTATCACCCAAAATGGGCTTGTCTCAACCTTACTGGCGCAGAAAAATCCCGCCACTTGGACATCGGCGCTCTTACGAAACTGCCGCTACGTAGAGGTCAATGCGGACGGTGTGGCGATGGTGGGGGACTGGCAGTTGACCCTTGATCCGCTGCGGGGCGTGCTCATTGATGCTCTTTGA
- a CDS encoding Uma2 family endonuclease: protein MIAVKEEEQYFTPEEYFIWEEQQLEKHELINGRVYAMTGGTQNHSGIKINIISLIKAHLRGSQCKVFNSDLKVNIVDTSNYTYPDLSVTCDERDRQQARYITYPCLIVEVLSPSPEAYDRGKKFAMYRRNPNLIDYVLVSSEEMAIDIYHKNEAGDWLILSYRAGDVVELKSINFSVPIEHVYEEIVFEPLPDAR from the coding sequence ATGATTGCGGTTAAAGAAGAAGAACAGTATTTTACTCCTGAAGAATATTTTATTTGGGAAGAGCAGCAGTTAGAAAAGCACGAGCTCATCAATGGCCGCGTGTATGCGATGACGGGTGGCACGCAAAATCACAGCGGGATCAAAATAAATATCATTAGCTTAATCAAGGCGCACTTGAGGGGCAGTCAGTGTAAAGTCTTTAATTCAGATCTAAAGGTCAATATTGTCGATACGTCTAACTACACCTATCCTGATTTAAGCGTAACCTGTGATGAGCGCGATCGCCAGCAGGCAAGGTACATAACCTATCCTTGCTTAATTGTGGAGGTTTTATCCCCCAGCCCTGAAGCTTATGACCGCGGTAAGAAATTTGCAATGTACCGCCGCAATCCTAATTTGATTGATTATGTCTTAGTCAGTTCCGAGGAGATGGCGATCGATATATATCACAAAAATGAGGCGGGGGATTGGTTAATTTTGAGCTATCGAGCAGGGGATGTGGTAGAGCTAAAGAGCATTAACTTCAGTGTGCCAATTGAACATGTTTATGAGGAGATTGTTTTCGAGCCGTTACCGGATGCCCGATGA
- a CDS encoding hydantoinase B/oxoprolinase family protein, translated as MKWQFWIDRGGTFTDIVARQPNGQIRIHKLLSENPEHYRDAAVAGIRFLMGLQAHDPIPGDAVEIVKLGTTVATNALLERTGEPTVLVITSGFGDALAIGYQQRPDLFALAIEQPPPLYSEVIEVTERMSASGEVLVPLDLTTLEPQLRSSYAKGIRSCAIVLVHGYRYPHHERQIAELARAIGFTHVSVSHEVSGLIKLVSRGDTTVVDAYLSPVLHRYLAGVQAELGQIPLYCMQSNGGVVAASFFRGKDSLLSGPAGGMVGVVQTALAAGIERLIGLDMGGTSTDVCHYRHTPDAPWPEYERWDEAMIAGVRLRSPLLAVHTVAAGGGSILRFQGGRYQVGPASAGANPGPAAYRRGGPLTVTDANIVLGKIQPAYFPAVFGADGQQPLDRDGVIKQFQALAATIATETGQALTPEAVAAGFIAVAVNTMAQAIKKISLEQGHDVREYTLCCFGGAGGQHACLIAAALGMPQVYIHPYAGVLSAYGIGQAELRVLKEQTIERPFTPETLPELEPVIQQLQAHVRADLVAQGVSGSGVQTVVRAGLGYEGTDSMLWVPWADATTMTSAFSRAHQERYGFVLEGRSLRIGQVAVEGMARQAPPEGLTPPSHDKPQILATVPVYSQGQWHSAPVYQRQALPAQTVIQGVALILDGTGTNVVEAGWQAKIDDHGGLWLLPATVASPLRMSEKPTTADPVQLAIFQQLFRAIAEQMGVTLQQTSVSVNIKERLDFSCALFDRQGNLVANAPHIPVHLGSMGESVKALLAEKGDTLRPGQVYATNNPYRGGTHLPDITVITPVFLAGERRPAFFVASRGHHADIGGISPGSMPANSTTITEEGILFDNDLLVAEGVFQMAAIRERLTASPYPARHPQQNLADLQAQIAANQRGAQELRHLCDRYGQDVVAAYMEFSQENAAACVRQCLRSLPSGTFRTVMDNGAELQVQITIDHEQGTALVDFSGTSGQRADNFNAPLAITKAVALYVFRTLVQEDIPLNEGCLRPITLRVPAGSVLNPTYPAAVVAGNVETSQALTNLLYGALGIMAAAQGTMNNLSFGNDHYQYYETLCGGAGAGATFDGASAVQTHMTNSRLTDVEVLESRYPVIVWEFRRRWGSGGRGAHTGGDGVVRLLEFREPMTVSLLSQSRQIPPFGLKGGSAAATGENEWLPVHQPPQRLAGTATIHVQPGDRLRIATPGGGGFGAAP; from the coding sequence ATGAAATGGCAATTCTGGATTGATCGGGGGGGCACCTTTACCGATATTGTGGCGCGCCAGCCCAATGGTCAGATTCGTATTCATAAGTTACTGTCAGAGAATCCAGAGCACTATCGGGATGCGGCAGTGGCGGGCATCCGTTTCCTGATGGGGTTACAGGCCCATGACCCAATTCCCGGCGATGCGGTTGAAATTGTTAAGCTCGGCACCACCGTAGCCACCAATGCACTACTGGAACGCACGGGTGAGCCAACGGTACTGGTAATTACTTCGGGCTTTGGGGATGCCCTTGCCATTGGGTATCAACAGCGTCCGGATCTGTTTGCCTTGGCGATTGAGCAGCCCCCACCCCTCTACAGTGAGGTGATTGAAGTCACGGAGCGCATGAGTGCCAGCGGTGAGGTGCTCGTGCCCCTTGATCTGACGACACTAGAGCCGCAACTGCGCTCAAGCTATGCCAAGGGGATCCGTAGTTGTGCGATTGTGCTGGTGCATGGCTATCGCTACCCGCACCACGAACGTCAGATTGCCGAGCTAGCCCGTGCCATTGGGTTTACCCATGTGTCGGTCTCCCATGAGGTCAGTGGCCTGATTAAGCTGGTGAGCCGCGGTGATACCACGGTTGTCGATGCCTATTTGTCCCCTGTGCTCCATCGCTATCTGGCGGGGGTACAGGCGGAACTGGGGCAGATTCCCCTTTACTGTATGCAGTCCAATGGCGGTGTGGTGGCGGCCTCCTTTTTTCGCGGTAAGGATAGCTTACTCTCAGGCCCCGCTGGCGGCATGGTGGGTGTGGTGCAAACTGCTTTGGCGGCAGGGATTGAGCGGCTGATAGGTTTGGATATGGGGGGCACCTCTACGGATGTCTGTCACTATCGCCACACCCCTGATGCCCCATGGCCGGAGTACGAACGCTGGGATGAGGCCATGATTGCCGGGGTGCGGTTGCGATCGCCCCTGTTGGCGGTGCATACCGTTGCCGCTGGCGGTGGCTCGATTCTGCGCTTTCAAGGGGGACGCTACCAAGTGGGGCCAGCCTCGGCGGGAGCCAACCCGGGGCCTGCTGCCTATCGGCGTGGCGGGCCGCTGACGGTGACCGATGCCAATATTGTGCTGGGGAAAATTCAACCCGCCTATTTTCCGGCGGTTTTTGGGGCGGATGGCCAGCAACCCCTAGATCGGGATGGGGTGATCAAACAATTTCAGGCATTAGCCGCAACGATCGCCACCGAGACGGGGCAGGCTCTCACGCCAGAAGCCGTTGCCGCCGGGTTTATTGCCGTTGCCGTCAACACCATGGCGCAAGCCATCAAGAAAATTTCTCTAGAGCAGGGGCATGATGTGCGTGAATACACCCTCTGCTGTTTTGGGGGGGCGGGTGGTCAACACGCCTGCCTGATTGCCGCAGCCTTGGGGATGCCCCAGGTGTATATTCACCCCTACGCCGGTGTTCTTTCCGCTTACGGCATTGGCCAAGCCGAGTTACGGGTACTCAAGGAGCAGACCATTGAGCGCCCCTTTACCCCCGAGACGTTGCCGGAACTGGAGCCGGTGATTCAGCAACTGCAAGCCCACGTACGTGCGGATCTAGTTGCCCAGGGGGTGAGTGGTTCCGGGGTACAAACCGTCGTTCGGGCTGGCCTCGGGTATGAGGGCACCGACTCGATGCTATGGGTGCCTTGGGCCGATGCGACCACGATGACCAGTGCTTTTAGCAGGGCGCACCAAGAGCGGTATGGGTTTGTCCTCGAGGGGCGATCGCTCCGGATAGGACAAGTTGCCGTTGAAGGGATGGCGCGTCAGGCTCCGCCCGAAGGACTCACGCCGCCAAGCCACGACAAGCCACAGATTCTGGCCACCGTGCCCGTGTATAGTCAGGGGCAATGGCACAGCGCCCCAGTGTATCAGCGGCAGGCACTGCCCGCCCAGACGGTGATTCAGGGGGTGGCACTCATTTTAGACGGCACCGGTACAAATGTGGTGGAGGCGGGGTGGCAGGCGAAGATAGATGACCACGGCGGCCTCTGGTTGTTGCCCGCTACGGTTGCCTCACCCTTACGAATGAGCGAGAAACCCACCACTGCCGATCCGGTTCAGTTGGCGATTTTTCAGCAGTTATTTCGCGCCATTGCTGAGCAGATGGGGGTAACCCTACAGCAAACCAGCGTCTCGGTCAATATTAAAGAACGGCTCGACTTTTCCTGCGCCCTCTTTGATCGGCAGGGGAACCTTGTAGCCAATGCCCCCCATATTCCCGTGCACCTTGGCTCGATGGGGGAAAGTGTGAAGGCATTACTGGCAGAAAAGGGCGACACCCTGCGCCCGGGGCAGGTGTATGCCACCAATAATCCCTATCGCGGCGGCACCCATCTGCCGGATATTACGGTGATTACCCCGGTCTTTTTGGCCGGAGAGCGCCGTCCCGCTTTTTTTGTCGCATCCCGCGGGCACCATGCGGATATTGGTGGCATTAGTCCGGGATCTATGCCCGCCAACAGCACCACCATTACCGAGGAAGGCATCCTCTTTGATAACGACCTGCTTGTGGCGGAGGGGGTGTTTCAGATGGCTGCCATTAGGGAACGGTTAACCGCTAGCCCCTATCCGGCGCGCCATCCCCAACAAAACTTGGCCGATCTACAGGCGCAAATTGCCGCCAACCAACGGGGTGCACAAGAACTCCGCCACCTGTGCGATCGCTACGGTCAAGATGTGGTTGCGGCCTACATGGAATTCAGTCAAGAGAATGCGGCAGCCTGCGTGCGTCAGTGTTTGCGATCGCTCCCCAGTGGCACCTTCCGTACAGTGATGGACAACGGCGCTGAGCTACAGGTACAGATCACCATTGACCATGAACAGGGAACCGCTCTTGTTGACTTTAGTGGTACCTCTGGCCAGCGTGCCGATAACTTTAACGCCCCCCTTGCCATTACCAAAGCGGTTGCCCTCTACGTCTTTCGCACCCTTGTGCAGGAGGATATTCCCCTAAACGAAGGCTGTTTGCGCCCCATTACCCTACGGGTGCCCGCGGGGTCTGTGCTTAACCCCACCTACCCGGCGGCAGTGGTTGCCGGAAATGTTGAAACCTCGCAAGCCCTGACCAACCTCCTCTACGGTGCCCTTGGGATCATGGCCGCCGCCCAAGGGACAATGAACAACCTGAGTTTTGGCAATGACCACTACCAGTACTACGAAACCCTCTGTGGTGGCGCGGGAGCCGGTGCCACCTTTGACGGTGCCAGTGCCGTACAAACCCATATGACCAACTCGCGGCTTACGGATGTGGAAGTCCTTGAAAGCCGCTATCCGGTCATTGTGTGGGAATTTCGACGCCGCTGGGGCAGTGGGGGTAGGGGCGCCCACACCGGTGGCGATGGAGTCGTACGGCTGCTCGAATTCCGTGAGCCGATGACGGTCAGCCTCCTGAGCCAGTCACGGCAAATTCCCCCCTTTGGTCTGAAAGGTGGCAGTGCCGCCGCAA